A single Deinococcus planocerae DNA region contains:
- the rpsP gene encoding 30S ribosomal protein S16, whose translation MVKIRLSRFGSTHNPHYRIVVADARRPRDGGYIESLGHYDPRKKTETYLKIDAERAAYWLAQGAQPTQTARRLLKSQGVKLG comes from the coding sequence ATGGTCAAGATTCGCCTGTCCCGCTTCGGCTCCACCCACAACCCCCACTACCGCATCGTGGTCGCGGACGCCCGCCGTCCCCGCGACGGTGGCTACATCGAGAGCCTGGGCCATTACGACCCCCGCAAGAAGACCGAGACCTACCTGAAGATTGATGCCGAGCGCGCGGCCTACTGGCTCGCCCAGGGCGCCCAGCCCACCCAGACCGCCCGCCGCCTGCTCAAGTCGCAGGGCGTTAAGCTCGGCTGA
- a CDS encoding murein hydrolase activator EnvC family protein — protein sequence MPTLLSAALLAGAQTTSERLESLQRQLQQQRRLGAGQREELERLRANIQNLTAQQRQTLTRLDTLAESVADLENQTAVLAARVALAERQLADTTAQRGLTERRVVRLQGDVRELLDALYRERSGRYLQLLSQSANLSDLLIRLRYANLAGQHNIEVIETLRGAVQTLTAQQAQERQQAATLQGLQTRRLARLEDLRDRRAEQQTLLASLRRSEQGQRTLAAQTQAEQALTARTIDGLVGAVVRERARLEAERRRRLEEERQRREAELRRIREAQERARQEALRLARVRAEQERQARLARERARAEAEARARAQAEARAQAAREAALAAQRQREAQLRSEREALAQRQDQVQQEAAQVERQLAPLPSVSGPVGFPLPGGSVTQPYGANGAQWVVLGAPDGTPAVAALDGNVIATTYYASLGWVVLLDHGPTVTAYFGLQDARVGVGERVARGTPLGSVGGSPIFGPGRMAFQVNSVSGGARRPVAPPF from the coding sequence TTGCCCACGCTCCTCTCGGCGGCGCTCCTCGCGGGCGCGCAGACGACGAGCGAGCGGCTGGAGAGCTTGCAGCGGCAGTTGCAACAGCAGCGGCGGCTGGGTGCGGGGCAGCGGGAGGAACTCGAACGCCTGCGCGCGAACATCCAGAACCTGACGGCCCAGCAGCGGCAGACCCTGACCCGGCTCGACACGCTGGCGGAAAGCGTCGCCGACCTGGAAAACCAGACCGCCGTCCTGGCCGCCCGGGTGGCCCTCGCCGAGCGGCAGCTCGCGGACACGACGGCCCAGCGGGGGCTCACCGAGAGGCGGGTGGTCCGGCTTCAGGGGGACGTGCGCGAACTGCTCGACGCGCTCTACCGCGAACGCAGCGGGCGGTATCTCCAGCTCCTGTCGCAGTCGGCCAACCTCTCGGACCTCTTGATCCGGCTGCGGTACGCCAACCTCGCCGGGCAACACAACATCGAGGTGATCGAGACGCTGCGGGGCGCGGTGCAGACGCTCACGGCGCAGCAGGCGCAGGAGCGGCAGCAGGCGGCCACCCTCCAGGGGCTGCAAACCCGGCGCCTCGCCCGCCTGGAAGACCTGCGCGACCGCCGCGCCGAGCAGCAGACCCTCCTCGCCTCCCTGCGCCGCAGCGAGCAGGGCCAGCGCACCCTCGCCGCGCAGACGCAGGCCGAGCAGGCCCTCACGGCCCGGACCATCGACGGCCTCGTGGGCGCCGTGGTGAGGGAGCGCGCCCGGTTGGAGGCCGAACGCCGCCGCCGCCTGGAGGAGGAGCGCCAACGCCGCGAGGCCGAGCTGCGCCGCATCCGGGAAGCCCAGGAGCGCGCCCGGCAGGAGGCCCTGCGGCTGGCCCGGGTGCGCGCCGAGCAGGAACGTCAGGCCCGCCTCGCCCGCGAACGCGCCCGCGCAGAGGCCGAGGCCCGTGCCCGCGCTCAGGCGGAGGCACGCGCCCAGGCAGCGCGTGAAGCCGCCCTCGCCGCCCAGCGCCAGCGGGAAGCGCAACTGCGCAGCGAGCGGGAAGCCCTCGCCCAGCGGCAGGATCAGGTGCAGCAGGAAGCGGCGCAGGTCGAGCGGCAACTCGCGCCCCTGCCCAGCGTCAGCGGCCCGGTCGGCTTTCCCCTTCCCGGCGGCAGCGTCACCCAGCCCTACGGGGCGAACGGGGCGCAGTGGGTGGTCCTCGGCGCCCCGGACGGCACCCCCGCCGTCGCCGCGCTCGACGGCAACGTGATCGCCACGACCTATTACGCCAGCCTGGGGTGGGTCGTCCTGCTCGACCACGGCCCCACCGTCACCGCTTACTTCGGCCTGCAAGACGCGCGGGTCGGTGTGGGGGAGCGGGTCGCCCGCGGCACCCCCCTCGGCTCGGTGGGCGGCAGCCCCATCTTCGGGCCGGGGCGGATGGCCTTTCAGGTCAACAGCGTAAGTGGGGGGGCAAGGAGGCCGGTGGCGCCGCCGTTTTGA
- the rimM gene encoding ribosome maturation factor RimM (Essential for efficient processing of 16S rRNA), whose protein sequence is MTAPGDTTRLGYFLGPHGVQGGVKVYVLGDPAHLLSLPRVWVEGRGWLRVRRAESVPPGVALHLAGITTREGAETLRDLNVFAADADLPELEEGSYYYHELRGLPVLGADGTRLGEVRDVLDGGHQDLLVVTHPGGEDFVPLQAPYVVVQPGETGRPATIALTEDAPGGLLGEGAEEAR, encoded by the coding sequence ATGACGGCACCCGGGGACACGACGCGGCTGGGGTACTTCCTGGGCCCTCACGGCGTGCAGGGCGGGGTGAAGGTATACGTGCTCGGCGACCCCGCGCACCTTTTGAGCCTGCCGCGCGTGTGGGTGGAGGGCCGGGGCTGGCTGCGGGTGCGCCGCGCCGAGTCCGTGCCGCCCGGCGTGGCCCTGCACCTCGCCGGAATCACCACGCGCGAGGGGGCGGAGACGCTGCGGGACCTCAACGTCTTCGCCGCCGACGCCGACCTGCCCGAGCTGGAGGAGGGGAGCTACTACTACCACGAGCTGCGCGGCCTGCCCGTGCTGGGGGCGGACGGAACGCGGCTCGGCGAGGTGCGGGACGTGCTCGACGGCGGGCACCAGGACCTCCTCGTCGTCACCCACCCGGGCGGGGAGGACTTCGTGCCCTTGCAGGCGCCCTACGTGGTCGTGCAGCCGGGAGAGACGGGGAGGCCCGCCACCATCGCCCTCACCGAAGATGCGCCGGGGGGCTTGCTCGGGGAGGGGGCGGAGGAGGCGCGTTGA
- a CDS encoding KH domain-containing protein: MKTDPVELTLFLAQSVVDQPSLVRASKRGPTVVVRVGPGEEGRLIGRQGRVIQAIRTLVRAASDPRERVNVDLDAPRKS; this comes from the coding sequence ATGAAGACCGACCCCGTGGAATTGACGCTCTTTCTGGCGCAGAGCGTGGTGGACCAGCCCTCGCTGGTGCGCGCCTCCAAACGCGGGCCGACCGTGGTCGTGCGCGTCGGACCCGGCGAGGAGGGGCGATTGATCGGGCGGCAGGGGCGCGTGATCCAGGCCATCCGGACCCTCGTGCGCGCGGCGAGCGATCCCCGCGAGCGCGTGAACGTGGACCTCGACGCGCCGCGCAAGTCGTGA